Proteins found in one Legionella pneumophila subsp. pascullei genomic segment:
- a CDS encoding tyrosine-type recombinase/integrase, with amino-acid sequence MTMKAKLLPLFDNLNHIHKNHENVILPDTRFLNDFNYCLSFLKSYVGSEGTFNSYRRETERLLQWSWLIKNSTIDSLRRDDIEQYIHFCQNPPKTWIGLKKVPRFIEKNGKRSPNEEWRPFVVTLSKVSRKNGHTASIDQFKLSQGAVQEIFAILSTLFNFLIAEEYLVSNPVALIRQKSKFIRKRQHNAPVRRLSLVQWETVLRAAEILAEDSPEKHERTRFILSLLFGMYLRISELAASDRWVPSMNDFAKDSNGHWWFTTVGKGNKERQIAVSDAMLESLTRWRTFLGLTPLPSPADNSPLLPKLRGHGPMSDTAPIRRIVQRCFDLAEEQLRINGLSEEADNLSAATVHWLRHTGISEDVKIRPREHVRDDAGHSSSATTDRYIDIEKQARYQSARKKIIQPSE; translated from the coding sequence ATGACCATGAAAGCAAAACTATTACCCTTGTTTGATAATCTTAATCACATCCATAAAAATCATGAGAATGTGATATTACCTGATACTCGATTTCTCAATGATTTCAATTATTGTTTAAGTTTTTTAAAGAGCTACGTAGGGAGCGAAGGCACATTCAACAGTTACAGAAGAGAAACAGAACGTTTATTACAATGGTCATGGCTTATCAAAAATTCTACAATTGATTCATTAAGACGGGATGATATTGAGCAATACATCCACTTCTGTCAAAACCCGCCTAAAACATGGATTGGTCTAAAAAAAGTTCCCCGATTTATTGAAAAAAATGGCAAACGCTCACCCAATGAGGAATGGCGACCTTTTGTAGTCACACTAAGTAAAGTATCCAGAAAAAATGGTCATACTGCATCAATAGATCAATTCAAGTTATCTCAGGGTGCCGTGCAAGAAATATTCGCCATTTTAAGTACGCTCTTCAATTTTTTAATTGCTGAAGAATATCTGGTTTCCAATCCCGTCGCACTCATTAGGCAAAAAAGCAAATTTATTCGCAAAAGGCAACACAATGCACCGGTTAGACGGTTAAGCCTGGTACAATGGGAAACTGTCCTGCGAGCAGCTGAAATTTTAGCTGAGGATTCCCCTGAAAAACATGAGCGCACTCGTTTTATTTTAAGCCTTTTGTTTGGCATGTATCTTCGTATCTCAGAACTTGCTGCCAGTGACAGATGGGTACCCAGTATGAATGATTTTGCCAAAGACAGTAATGGTCATTGGTGGTTTACAACCGTTGGAAAAGGAAATAAGGAACGACAAATTGCAGTAAGTGATGCCATGTTGGAAAGCCTTACCCGCTGGCGTACATTTCTTGGACTTACTCCTCTTCCATCGCCAGCTGATAATTCGCCTTTACTTCCCAAACTGCGTGGTCATGGCCCAATGAGTGATACAGCCCCTATTAGACGTATTGTTCAACGCTGCTTTGACTTGGCAGAGGAACAACTTCGAATAAATGGCTTATCAGAGGAAGCTGATAATCTTTCCGCTGCCACTGTGCATTGGCTGAGACATACAGGAATATCTGAAGATGTAAAAATCAGACCCAGGGAGCATGTACGAGATGACGCAGGTCACAGTTCAAGTGCTACAACTGACCGGTATATTGATATAGAAAAACAAGCACGTTATCAATCAGCTCGAAAGAAAATAATTCAGCCTAGTGAATAA
- the abc-f gene encoding ribosomal protection-like ABC-F family protein codes for MLTLRQITLSRGDKILLDKVNVSLYEKQKIGLIGHNGCGKSTLFDFLLGQLSPDTGEYLINPQLSISHLSQQIPDSNEKALDFVLAGDQQYIKLLKRLSEAERKGDDAEVLQCHEELSHTGGYSKPAQAAVIMSGLGFNGNQQQEPVNGFSGGWRMRLNLARCLMKPADLLLLDEPTNHLDMEAIFWLERYLKQSPSTIILISHDREFLDAFVTHILHIENRNLTLYSGNYSSFEKTHAQQLALQQAMHEKQQHKIKHMMAFVTRFKAKATKAKQAQSRIKAIEKMEIIAAAQADSPFSFDFFPCPRAGNPLIQCNQVDAGYITQSPVLKKIKLSLNPGDRIALLGPNGEGKSTLIKTLTTDLPVLSGDIHRSPHLQIGYYAQHQLEQLDCKLSPVETLQTLSPEAREQTIRDFLGGFNFRGDMAVQPIHYFSGGEKARLALARLVWLKPNLLLLDEPTNHLDLGMRAAIELALQTYEGALILISHDRHLLKSSVDNFYLIYQGKVQPFEGDLDDYYLWLQTRNSEKESKLPASTNEYKERKSYQNKLKKLEQLIELYQNQLHHLDKQLADVSLYEDANQKNKLDNLLKERDIAHCSLLKTEEEWLEICHALENLE; via the coding sequence ATGCTTACATTGCGTCAAATCACCTTATCCAGAGGAGATAAAATTTTACTCGATAAGGTCAATGTCAGTCTTTATGAAAAGCAAAAAATTGGCCTTATTGGCCATAACGGTTGTGGGAAATCGACATTATTTGATTTTCTTTTAGGCCAATTGTCTCCCGATACTGGCGAGTATCTCATTAATCCACAACTTAGTATTAGTCATTTGTCTCAACAAATACCTGATAGCAATGAAAAAGCATTGGATTTTGTTCTTGCTGGTGATCAACAATATATTAAATTGCTAAAGCGTCTTTCAGAAGCTGAAAGAAAAGGCGATGATGCCGAAGTCTTGCAATGTCACGAAGAACTTTCTCATACAGGTGGTTACAGTAAGCCAGCGCAAGCAGCTGTTATTATGTCTGGCTTGGGATTTAATGGAAATCAGCAGCAAGAACCAGTTAACGGCTTCTCTGGCGGTTGGAGAATGCGCTTAAATCTTGCTCGCTGCTTAATGAAGCCTGCTGATCTTCTTTTGCTGGATGAGCCCACTAACCATTTGGATATGGAAGCTATTTTCTGGCTGGAACGCTATTTAAAACAAAGTCCAAGTACCATTATTCTTATTTCACACGATAGAGAATTTCTTGACGCATTTGTTACTCACATCTTGCATATAGAAAATCGAAATCTGACTCTTTATTCAGGAAACTATAGCAGTTTTGAAAAAACGCATGCGCAGCAATTAGCATTACAACAAGCAATGCATGAAAAGCAACAACACAAAATAAAACATATGATGGCTTTTGTAACTCGCTTTAAAGCGAAAGCAACCAAAGCCAAGCAAGCTCAAAGCCGAATTAAAGCCATAGAAAAAATGGAAATAATTGCAGCAGCTCAAGCTGATTCCCCTTTTTCTTTTGATTTTTTCCCCTGCCCTCGTGCAGGAAACCCCTTAATTCAATGCAATCAAGTCGATGCAGGCTATATCACTCAATCTCCTGTTTTAAAAAAAATCAAACTTTCTCTTAATCCAGGAGATAGAATTGCTCTCCTGGGACCTAATGGTGAGGGGAAATCAACCTTAATTAAAACACTTACAACCGATTTACCCGTATTAAGTGGAGACATCCATCGCTCCCCTCATTTGCAAATTGGGTACTACGCTCAGCATCAACTTGAGCAATTAGACTGTAAGTTAAGTCCAGTAGAAACACTGCAAACCCTCTCACCAGAGGCAAGAGAACAAACCATACGGGATTTTTTAGGTGGATTTAATTTCAGAGGGGATATGGCGGTACAGCCCATTCACTACTTTTCAGGTGGTGAAAAAGCTCGTCTGGCATTAGCGAGACTGGTTTGGTTAAAGCCAAATCTTCTTCTACTGGATGAGCCAACAAACCATTTGGATCTTGGAATGCGGGCAGCAATTGAATTAGCACTGCAAACTTATGAGGGTGCTTTAATTTTGATTTCGCATGACCGCCATTTGTTAAAATCAAGTGTTGATAATTTTTATCTCATTTATCAAGGCAAGGTACAACCATTTGAAGGGGATCTTGATGATTATTATCTGTGGCTGCAAACCAGAAATTCAGAAAAAGAATCCAAATTACCAGCTTCTACAAATGAATATAAAGAAAGAAAAAGCTATCAAAACAAATTAAAAAAACTGGAGCAACTCATTGAACTCTACCAGAATCAACTGCACCATCTTGATAAGCAGTTAGCTGATGTTTCTCTGTATGAAGATGCAAACCAGAAAAATAAATTGGATAATCTGTTAAAGGAACGAGATATTGCTCATTGTTCTTTATTGAAGACAGAAGAAGAATGGTTAGAAATATGTCATGCTCTGGAAAACCTGGAGTAA
- the rnc gene encoding ribonuclease III, translating into MKINLERLCRRLNYHFNNMAYLKQALTHCSAGSDNYERFEFLGDSILSFIIANELFSRFPLYSEGQLSRLRSFLVKGEMLAEIAREIDLGDYLFLGQGELRSGGFRRTSILADALEAVLAAIYLDGGMTAAKQIILRLYSSRLDDPDLNHCLKDAKTQLQEFLQASKFALPEYVLTKIEGDEHDQTFYVTCTIEGVTQVAYGTGPNRRKAEQLAAKAMLEQLQG; encoded by the coding sequence GTGAAAATTAATTTAGAAAGATTGTGTAGACGTTTAAACTATCATTTTAATAACATGGCCTATTTGAAGCAGGCTTTGACGCATTGCAGTGCTGGTAGCGATAATTATGAGCGCTTTGAGTTTCTTGGTGATTCGATATTAAGTTTTATTATTGCCAATGAATTATTTAGTCGTTTTCCACTTTATAGTGAAGGACAATTAAGTCGCTTACGCTCTTTTCTTGTTAAAGGTGAAATGCTGGCGGAAATAGCCAGAGAAATAGATTTGGGTGATTATCTTTTTCTTGGACAAGGAGAGTTAAGGAGTGGTGGATTTCGGCGTACTTCTATATTAGCAGATGCACTCGAGGCTGTATTGGCAGCCATTTATTTGGATGGAGGAATGACTGCTGCCAAACAGATTATTTTAAGGCTTTATAGTTCGCGGCTGGATGATCCAGATTTGAATCATTGCTTAAAGGATGCAAAAACTCAATTACAGGAGTTTTTGCAAGCATCAAAATTTGCCTTGCCTGAATACGTTTTAACCAAGATTGAGGGTGATGAGCATGATCAAACCTTCTATGTAACGTGCACAATTGAGGGGGTGACTCAGGTAGCTTATGGTACAGGTCCTAATAGAAGAAAAGCAGAGCAGTTGGCAGCAAAAGCCATGCTGGAACAGTTGCAAGGTTAA
- a CDS encoding DUF4845 domain-containing protein: MRKQQGMTLIGMLFTAVVVIMAGVLVMRAAPVYIQHYSIIHSIKSLNSTPVSSLSGDPLTDVATLRESVTKRLDINGIEDLKPGELVITPSGPNKFKIKLKYQVTKPLVYNMSLLFNFEDNFEVITGSEN, translated from the coding sequence ATGAGAAAACAACAGGGAATGACATTAATTGGTATGCTGTTTACTGCTGTTGTGGTGATAATGGCTGGTGTCCTTGTTATGCGAGCAGCGCCAGTTTATATTCAACATTATTCAATTATACATTCAATCAAATCATTGAATTCAACACCTGTTTCTTCTTTGTCGGGAGATCCTTTGACTGACGTTGCAACTTTAAGGGAAAGTGTGACTAAACGATTAGATATCAATGGGATAGAGGACTTAAAACCAGGAGAGTTGGTTATTACTCCTTCAGGCCCCAATAAATTTAAAATTAAGTTAAAATATCAAGTCACCAAGCCTTTGGTTTATAACATGAGCTTATTATTTAATTTTGAAGATAATTTTGAGGTAATAACAGGTAGTGAAAATTAA
- the lepB gene encoding signal peptidase I yields the protein MNFALILVILSAISGLIALLDWLVWSKKRQPEQKPGRIIEYSRSFFPVFFIVLLLRSFLVEPFRIPSGSLEPTLLVGDFVAVNKFAYGLRLPVWEKKVVPIANPKTGEIAVFRWPPEPSYDYIKRVIGVPGDRVSYHDKKLTINGKEVKQTFVEYTTDESSGKAVTKYKEDLNGVVHDIFIRPDAPAVDFDIVVPEGNYFMMGDNRDDSADSRFWGFVPDSYLRGRAFLVWMSWNGKTDNVRWSRIGRLIH from the coding sequence ATGAATTTTGCTTTAATATTAGTTATCTTATCGGCTATATCTGGTTTGATTGCATTATTAGACTGGTTGGTTTGGTCTAAAAAGCGTCAACCCGAACAAAAGCCAGGTCGAATTATTGAGTATTCTCGTTCATTTTTTCCTGTATTTTTTATTGTTCTGCTGTTGCGTTCTTTTTTAGTTGAACCTTTTCGTATTCCTTCGGGCTCACTTGAGCCTACTTTGCTGGTTGGTGATTTTGTAGCAGTTAATAAATTTGCATATGGCCTGAGACTTCCTGTATGGGAGAAAAAAGTAGTTCCAATTGCTAATCCCAAAACAGGGGAAATCGCAGTTTTTCGCTGGCCCCCAGAACCATCTTATGACTATATTAAAAGAGTTATTGGAGTGCCTGGCGATAGAGTTTCATATCATGATAAAAAACTAACTATTAATGGCAAAGAGGTGAAACAGACCTTTGTTGAGTATACTACCGATGAAAGTTCTGGCAAGGCTGTGACAAAGTATAAAGAAGATTTAAATGGTGTGGTTCACGATATATTTATCAGACCTGATGCGCCGGCCGTAGATTTTGATATAGTCGTTCCTGAGGGGAATTACTTTATGATGGGGGATAATCGGGATGATAGCGCCGATAGCCGATTCTGGGGGTTTGTGCCTGATAGCTATTTAAGAGGAAGAGCTTTTCTGGTCTGGATGAGTTGGAATGGGAAGACAGATAACGTACGATGGTCAAGGATAGGCAGGTTAATTCATTGA
- the lepA gene encoding translation elongation factor 4 → MLFTRRLEQLKDLNRIRNFSIIAHIDHGKSTLADRFIQICGGLSEREMSSQVLDSMDIERERGITIKAQCVSLNYTAKDGKTYLLNFIDTPGHVDFSYEVSRSLAACEGAILVVDAAQGVEAQTLAVCYTAIDQSLTVLPVLNKIDLPQAEPERVISEIEDIIGLDAQNAIRVSAKSGLGVNDVLEALVADIPPPKGDVHAPLQALIIDSWFDSYLGVVSLVRIVNGAIRKGDKMRVMSTGRAYEVDQVGIFTPKRTKLDALYAGEVGYVVAGIKEIQGAPVGDTLTLDKNPADKVLPGFQRVKPQVYAGLFPVSSDDFEAFREALAKLSLNDASLFYEPESSEALGFGFRCGFLGMLHMEIIQERLEREYNLDLISTAPTVVYQIVTQKGETLLIDNPSHLPPTPQIKEMYEPIVRANILVPQDYLGPIITLCVERRGVQVSMTYSGRHVSVVYDIPMSEVVSDFFDRLKSVSRGYASLDYNFQRFQIADLVKMDILINSERVDALAVIVHRDSAHSRGKLIAEKMQQLIPRQMFDVAIQAAIGSHIIARQTVKALRKNVTAKCYGGDVTRKRKLLEKQKAGKKRMKQVGHVEIPQEAFMAVFQTDKKK, encoded by the coding sequence ATGCTATTTACAAGAAGGTTAGAACAGTTGAAAGATTTAAACCGAATTCGAAATTTTTCAATAATTGCCCATATTGATCATGGTAAGTCTACATTGGCTGATCGATTTATCCAAATTTGTGGCGGATTGAGTGAGCGTGAAATGAGCTCGCAAGTTCTTGATTCAATGGATATCGAGCGTGAGCGAGGTATTACCATCAAAGCGCAATGCGTTTCTTTGAATTATACAGCCAAAGATGGAAAGACATATTTATTGAATTTTATCGATACGCCAGGGCATGTTGATTTTAGCTACGAGGTATCTCGCTCCCTTGCCGCTTGTGAAGGCGCTATCTTGGTTGTTGATGCGGCGCAGGGAGTAGAAGCACAAACTTTAGCAGTTTGTTATACAGCAATTGACCAATCTCTTACTGTATTGCCAGTACTGAACAAAATTGATTTACCGCAGGCAGAACCTGAACGAGTTATTTCCGAGATTGAAGATATTATTGGCCTTGATGCCCAAAACGCTATTAGAGTGAGTGCTAAAAGCGGCTTGGGTGTTAATGATGTTTTAGAGGCGTTGGTAGCGGATATACCTCCTCCGAAAGGAGATGTTCATGCTCCATTACAGGCACTTATTATTGATTCCTGGTTTGATAGCTATCTTGGAGTCGTCTCACTGGTCCGTATTGTTAATGGCGCTATACGCAAAGGGGATAAGATGCGGGTGATGTCCACAGGCAGAGCTTATGAAGTGGATCAAGTGGGTATTTTTACCCCCAAACGCACAAAACTGGATGCTTTGTATGCAGGTGAAGTGGGTTATGTCGTTGCAGGAATAAAGGAAATTCAGGGTGCTCCGGTTGGCGATACTTTAACTTTGGATAAAAATCCGGCCGATAAAGTACTTCCAGGATTTCAACGTGTTAAGCCCCAAGTTTATGCCGGTTTGTTTCCAGTCAGTTCTGATGATTTTGAGGCATTTAGAGAGGCGTTGGCTAAATTGAGTTTAAATGATGCTTCTTTATTTTATGAACCAGAATCTTCTGAGGCTCTGGGATTTGGTTTTCGCTGCGGATTTTTAGGCATGTTGCATATGGAAATCATTCAGGAGCGATTGGAAAGAGAATATAACCTTGATTTGATTTCTACGGCACCTACTGTTGTTTATCAGATTGTAACTCAGAAAGGTGAAACTTTATTAATTGATAACCCTTCACATTTGCCTCCGACTCCGCAAATAAAGGAGATGTATGAGCCAATTGTCAGAGCAAATATTTTAGTGCCACAAGATTATTTGGGACCTATCATTACCTTATGTGTTGAAAGACGTGGTGTTCAAGTCAGCATGACTTATAGTGGCCGTCATGTTTCGGTTGTTTATGACATACCTATGAGTGAAGTGGTATCTGATTTTTTTGACAGATTAAAATCAGTGAGTCGAGGTTATGCTTCTTTGGATTATAACTTCCAAAGATTCCAGATTGCTGATTTGGTCAAGATGGATATATTAATCAATAGTGAGCGTGTAGATGCTCTTGCTGTGATTGTTCATAGAGATTCTGCCCATAGTCGCGGAAAATTAATCGCGGAGAAGATGCAACAGCTTATTCCAAGACAGATGTTTGATGTGGCTATTCAGGCTGCCATAGGAAGCCATATTATTGCCAGACAAACAGTGAAAGCATTGCGGAAAAACGTTACAGCGAAGTGTTATGGTGGTGATGTGACGCGTAAGCGAAAGTTGCTGGAAAAACAAAAGGCGGGTAAGAAAAGAATGAAACAAGTGGGGCATGTAGAAATACCTCAGGAAGCATTTATGGCTGTGTTTCAAACAGATAAAAAAAAGTAG
- the mltB gene encoding lytic murein transglycosylase B: MRQTIWLGFITLFFLSFSTYSDTTFTKRKDVQSFINMMVKDYHFNRNQLTAVMNQVKLQPQVIESMEKPYEKKNWDVYRELFLTQKRLKSGLQFWAENQKTLEKVQRRYGVSPEIIIAILGVETLYGERQGEYRVLDTLATLAFNYPKRSPFFTKELKEFFLLCREQRVSPTQYKGSYAGAIGKPQFMPSSYRYYAVDFNNNGRRDLVNDNADSIASIANYLHKHGWKLNQGIAQPAKISGWRYKQLRMNPKTANYRYSQLISYGVKPITASQNHPPRAGVIELVTRKGKEYWIAYANFFVITRYNSSPQYALAVYLLSQQLKQHWYTNAAKRHRAYV; this comes from the coding sequence ATGCGACAAACCATCTGGCTAGGTTTTATTACACTCTTTTTTTTATCTTTCTCTACTTATTCCGACACAACATTTACAAAACGTAAAGATGTACAATCCTTTATTAACATGATGGTAAAGGATTATCACTTTAATCGTAATCAATTAACCGCAGTGATGAACCAAGTCAAACTTCAACCTCAAGTCATCGAGTCTATGGAAAAACCGTATGAAAAGAAAAATTGGGATGTGTACCGAGAACTATTTCTTACTCAGAAAAGATTAAAAAGCGGATTACAATTTTGGGCAGAAAATCAAAAAACATTGGAAAAAGTTCAGAGAAGATATGGCGTGTCCCCCGAGATCATTATAGCTATTTTGGGGGTTGAGACCTTATATGGTGAACGCCAGGGTGAATACAGAGTCTTGGATACTCTAGCTACACTGGCTTTTAACTACCCAAAACGATCTCCATTCTTTACCAAAGAATTAAAGGAATTTTTCCTTCTGTGTCGAGAACAGCGCGTATCTCCTACTCAATACAAAGGATCTTATGCAGGAGCTATAGGAAAACCTCAATTTATGCCAAGCAGTTATCGATATTACGCTGTCGATTTTAACAACAATGGTCGACGGGATTTGGTCAATGACAATGCCGACTCTATTGCCAGCATCGCCAATTATTTACATAAGCATGGCTGGAAATTAAATCAAGGTATCGCTCAACCTGCTAAAATCTCCGGATGGCGATACAAACAACTTCGTATGAACCCTAAAACCGCAAATTACCGATACTCTCAGCTTATAAGTTATGGAGTAAAACCAATAACAGCCTCACAAAATCATCCCCCACGTGCAGGAGTCATCGAGTTAGTTACACGCAAGGGAAAAGAATACTGGATTGCCTACGCTAATTTTTTTGTAATTACTCGCTACAATTCGAGCCCTCAATATGCTTTGGCGGTCTATTTGTTATCTCAACAATTGAAGCAACATTGGTATACCAATGCTGCAAAAAGACATAGAGCCTATGTTTAA
- the lspL gene encoding GspL family type II secretion system protein LspL, which yields MDKCFIFSKHLDDNGCVCLKISDMGELIAPPEFRNFLQIKELQKESSTIIVETCTRAILLDLAIPWLPERKARIAIPYALEDKVTQPVEELHFSFDKFHYQNNQYLVVVIDKQRIRKLIEVFDEHGIEFDTITLDWFALESQELVISESELLINNEDFKGVLSGDLAQTYLKNHPQHLTHIFQDSKIIALSTASQNEEHSYTWIGKRLIKSKPLNLCQGEMQHGKTTDWIKKGYQLVGGLCGIWLISILLVNWLSLHWLNKQIDEIDQQTAVIYREFFPDAKQVISPKFRISQLLGGNTTENQSRFWFILNQLSKAMKDSDITVEQLRYQNKIISITLVSSDFESLQEIENKLKQLQLKVKQTQASTKDQQVVATLELT from the coding sequence ATGGATAAGTGTTTTATTTTTAGCAAACATCTTGATGATAATGGTTGTGTATGCCTCAAAATATCTGATATGGGAGAGTTAATTGCTCCCCCTGAATTTCGTAATTTCTTGCAAATAAAAGAGTTACAAAAAGAATCCAGTACGATTATTGTAGAAACCTGTACCAGAGCAATACTTCTTGATCTTGCGATTCCCTGGTTGCCTGAAAGAAAAGCCAGAATTGCAATTCCCTATGCGCTTGAGGATAAAGTAACTCAACCGGTCGAAGAACTTCATTTTTCTTTTGATAAATTTCATTATCAGAATAATCAATACCTCGTTGTTGTGATTGATAAGCAGCGAATAAGAAAGTTAATTGAAGTTTTTGATGAACACGGGATAGAGTTTGATACAATAACTCTTGACTGGTTTGCACTTGAATCTCAAGAATTGGTCATAAGTGAATCCGAGCTATTGATCAATAATGAAGATTTTAAAGGTGTCCTTTCAGGTGATTTGGCTCAAACTTACCTGAAAAATCATCCACAACATCTCACCCACATCTTTCAAGACAGCAAAATAATCGCCCTCTCTACAGCTAGCCAAAATGAAGAGCATTCGTACACCTGGATTGGTAAAAGATTGATAAAATCAAAACCTCTTAATCTTTGTCAAGGTGAAATGCAGCATGGAAAAACAACCGATTGGATTAAAAAGGGATATCAATTGGTTGGTGGACTATGCGGCATCTGGTTAATCTCTATTCTCTTAGTTAATTGGCTTTCTTTGCACTGGCTCAACAAACAGATAGATGAAATTGACCAACAAACAGCAGTCATTTATCGTGAGTTTTTCCCGGATGCCAAGCAAGTTATCAGTCCCAAGTTTCGAATCAGTCAGCTTCTTGGAGGCAATACCACAGAAAATCAATCTCGATTTTGGTTTATATTAAACCAATTGTCCAAAGCCATGAAAGATAGTGATATAACAGTGGAGCAGCTTAGATATCAAAATAAAATAATATCAATCACTTTAGTAAGTTCCGATTTTGAAAGCTTACAAGAAATTGAAAATAAACTAAAACAATTACAACTCAAAGTGAAACAAACTCAAGCTTCAACAAAAGATCAACAAGTTGTTGCAACCCTGGAGTTAACGTGA
- the lspM gene encoding GspM family type II secretion system protein LspM codes for MKTYLNTLNDREKWMVIVAGVSLFIYGYYLLLYAPLSNQVNQKSTQLIEKTETLEWMKQVRIQKRSAKRKESVDNSQLLTILASQLKNNKTLKFPYQLQQTGSGDIQLTFDAVPFQNFIQWLAKINELYSINIKQFDVERTSTPGVTRLMIILSTG; via the coding sequence GTGAAAACCTATTTAAACACATTGAATGATCGAGAAAAGTGGATGGTCATAGTGGCTGGCGTATCACTTTTTATTTATGGCTACTATTTATTACTTTACGCCCCTCTAAGTAACCAGGTAAATCAAAAATCCACTCAATTAATTGAAAAAACTGAAACACTGGAATGGATGAAGCAAGTAAGAATACAAAAACGTTCTGCCAAAAGAAAAGAATCTGTAGACAACAGCCAATTGTTAACTATTCTTGCTTCTCAACTTAAAAATAATAAAACACTCAAATTCCCCTATCAATTGCAACAAACAGGGTCAGGAGATATTCAATTAACCTTTGATGCAGTCCCTTTTCAAAACTTTATACAATGGCTGGCAAAAATTAATGAACTCTATTCTATCAATATAAAACAATTTGATGTGGAGAGAACATCAACGCCAGGAGTAACTCGACTAATGATCATACTCTCTACTGGTTAG
- a CDS encoding SPOR domain-containing protein, with protein sequence MMNIRIKYIVLGIGIMNISSCMVYEDTYTTRYQIYTYDYNQMYPQADYHGRDYYYGSQSGQSVVVPDSYHVGEYHSPVSFKDRDRNWVNSQNPQGYTIQIADDEKASYVAQKLYKAPKNDRMAQVKYYQNGKTYYKGLYGTYDSPDAAQKALESLPPEIKQGAGIKNWGSIQGNLNE encoded by the coding sequence GTGATGAATATTCGCATCAAGTACATCGTTCTAGGTATCGGTATAATGAATATTTCTTCTTGTATGGTTTACGAGGATACCTACACTACCCGTTATCAAATTTATACCTATGATTATAATCAGATGTATCCTCAAGCAGATTATCATGGTCGTGATTACTATTATGGCTCTCAATCTGGTCAAAGTGTGGTGGTGCCTGATTCATATCATGTTGGTGAATATCATTCTCCTGTGTCATTTAAGGACAGAGACAGAAACTGGGTAAACAGTCAAAACCCTCAGGGCTATACTATTCAGATTGCCGATGACGAAAAAGCTTCTTATGTGGCCCAAAAACTCTACAAAGCACCTAAAAATGATAGGATGGCTCAAGTGAAATATTATCAAAATGGCAAAACTTATTATAAGGGTTTATATGGTACGTATGATAGTCCAGACGCAGCCCAAAAAGCATTGGAGTCTTTACCGCCTGAAATTAAACAGGGTGCTGGAATTAAAAATTGGGGGAGTATTCAAGGAAATTTGAATGAATAG